The following are encoded in a window of Gramella sp. MT6 genomic DNA:
- a CDS encoding DUF3108 domain-containing protein, translated as MKKLFAITILFCLVGTAQLYSQQAFEEGEWFKFRIHYGIFNASYATLEVDETKLGNKPVYHIKGKGKSTGLLSLFFKVDDDYQTYIDKRTGKPYKFIRKINEGGYTKDLEIDFDHDENKAHVHNKENNQRQSYSVPNNVHDMLSAFYYIRNQIDTDGLKPGKEMRLNMFIDDENLDFKLVFLGREVIKTKFGKLATLKFRPYVLAGRVFKEKESLTFWVSDDKNKIPVKIEADLAVGSLDADLDAYKGLKHQFSIIMN; from the coding sequence ATGAAAAAACTCTTTGCAATTACCATTCTTTTCTGTCTGGTTGGTACCGCCCAGTTATATTCTCAGCAAGCTTTCGAAGAAGGCGAATGGTTTAAATTTCGCATTCATTACGGTATTTTCAATGCCAGCTATGCAACTCTTGAAGTTGACGAGACTAAATTGGGTAACAAACCGGTTTACCATATTAAAGGAAAAGGTAAATCTACCGGACTCCTTAGCCTTTTTTTTAAGGTTGATGATGATTATCAGACCTATATAGATAAAAGGACAGGTAAACCCTACAAATTCATCAGAAAAATAAATGAGGGTGGTTATACTAAAGATCTCGAAATAGACTTTGATCACGACGAAAACAAAGCTCATGTTCATAATAAGGAAAATAATCAGCGGCAAAGCTACTCGGTACCCAATAATGTGCACGATATGTTATCGGCATTTTATTATATTCGCAACCAAATTGACACTGATGGTTTGAAGCCGGGTAAAGAGATGCGCCTTAACATGTTCATCGATGATGAAAATCTCGATTTTAAACTCGTATTTCTAGGCAGGGAAGTGATCAAAACTAAATTCGGAAAGCTGGCAACACTTAAATTCAGACCCTATGTATTAGCGGGTCGTGTATTTAAGGAAAAGGAAAGTCTAACTTTTTGGGTTAGTGATGATAAGAATAAAATTCCTGTAAAGATCGAAGCAGATCTGGCAGTTGGATCACTGGACGCAGATCTGGATGCTTATAAAGGTCTCAAACATCAGTTTAGCATCATAATGAATTAA
- a CDS encoding tryptophan 2,3-dioxygenase family protein — protein sequence MEIKPEIAERIIKLEEKFKNSGQDMGSYLDGLLYDRYLSYWDYIEVDTLLSLQKTNTHFPDEMIFITYHQITELYFKLIIHEQKQIIESATLTASYFIEKLNRINRYFRILIDSFDVMIKGMEREQFLKFRMALLPASGFQSAQFRMIELYSTPLENLVSSDIRENFSERNTPEELYENIYWKKGGIDLETGEKTLTLKQFEKRYTPRFLRIANGVYGNTIYHRYLKMHEDDRNNEDLVKAMRNLDVNVNINWLLMHMGAAYRYLSKDKTTVKATGGTNWKKFLPPSFQRISFFPDLWTEEEKQDWGKQWVNHTFNTEK from the coding sequence ATGGAGATAAAACCCGAGATCGCGGAACGAATCATAAAACTTGAAGAAAAGTTTAAAAATTCGGGTCAGGATATGGGGTCCTATTTGGATGGTCTTCTTTACGACCGATATTTATCCTATTGGGATTATATAGAGGTAGACACTCTTTTAAGTCTGCAAAAAACCAATACACATTTTCCTGATGAAATGATCTTCATTACTTATCATCAGATCACCGAACTGTATTTCAAACTCATTATCCATGAGCAAAAACAGATCATAGAAAGTGCTACTTTAACGGCTTCATACTTTATTGAAAAGCTAAATAGAATAAATCGCTATTTCAGGATCTTGATAGATTCATTTGACGTGATGATCAAGGGAATGGAAAGAGAGCAGTTCCTGAAGTTCAGGATGGCTTTGCTTCCTGCGAGCGGATTTCAATCGGCACAATTCAGAATGATAGAATTATATTCTACCCCGCTGGAAAATCTTGTTTCCTCAGATATCCGTGAGAATTTTTCTGAGAGGAACACTCCAGAGGAACTTTACGAAAATATCTACTGGAAAAAAGGCGGAATAGATTTGGAAACCGGTGAAAAAACACTCACTTTAAAACAATTCGAAAAGAGATATACTCCCCGGTTCTTAAGGATCGCTAATGGAGTATATGGAAATACTATATATCATCGTTACTTAAAGATGCATGAAGATGATCGCAATAATGAAGACCTTGTGAAAGCTATGCGTAATCTTGATGTAAATGTAAATATCAATTGGCTTTTAATGCATATGGGGGCGGCCTACAGATATTTGAGCAAAGACAAAACAACCGTGAAAGCGACTGGAGGTACCAACTGGAAAAAATTTCTTCCTCCAAGTTTTCAAAGAATATCTTTCTTCCCAGACCTATGGACAGAGGAAGAAAAACAAGATTGGGGCAAACAATGGGTGAACCATACGTTTAATACAGAAAAATAA
- a CDS encoding peptidoglycan DD-metalloendopeptidase family protein produces the protein MKKLGLLLMLMLAFVACNDEEKDQAVNEEVKEKKLPPVEKEYGFVLNDFEVVKDTIEAGDSFGYIMDKNGVGHGKVFEISNKVKDTFNPARITAGKKYMILKAKDSAKTPQYFIYENDKINYTVVSIGDSIYAETKKRPVTVKRREVSGVIVSSLSESMQAQGLSNLLVYELSNIYQWSIDFFKLQKGDQFKMIYHEKYIDDTVFVGVEKVDAAVFKHSDKPFYAFNYLNDTISGKPSFYDEEAKALQSFFLKAPLNYSRISSRYTKRRFHPVQKRWKAHLGTDYAADYGTPIVSTANGTVIASSYTSGNGNYVKIRHNSKYTTQYLHMTKRAVRNGETVKQGDVIGYVGSTGLATGPHVCYRFWVNGRQVDPYRQNLPSAKHIEDNLKDEYFAYIEPLKEELEEIPYKNI, from the coding sequence TTGAAGAAACTAGGCTTACTGTTAATGTTGATGCTGGCTTTTGTTGCCTGCAATGATGAGGAAAAAGACCAGGCTGTTAACGAAGAGGTTAAAGAAAAAAAGTTACCTCCGGTTGAAAAGGAATATGGTTTTGTTCTAAATGATTTTGAAGTGGTAAAGGATACGATCGAAGCTGGAGACAGTTTTGGTTATATCATGGATAAAAATGGTGTTGGCCATGGAAAAGTCTTTGAAATTTCCAATAAGGTGAAAGACACTTTTAATCCTGCACGAATTACTGCCGGTAAAAAATATATGATCCTTAAGGCTAAGGATTCAGCAAAGACTCCTCAGTACTTTATCTACGAAAATGATAAGATCAATTACACTGTTGTCTCTATAGGTGATAGTATCTATGCTGAAACCAAAAAGAGACCGGTGACCGTAAAGCGAAGAGAAGTTTCCGGAGTGATCGTTTCGTCACTTTCTGAATCTATGCAGGCACAGGGGTTAAGTAATCTACTGGTATATGAACTATCTAATATTTACCAGTGGAGCATCGATTTCTTTAAACTTCAGAAGGGAGATCAGTTCAAAATGATCTATCATGAGAAATATATAGATGATACTGTTTTTGTAGGTGTAGAAAAAGTTGATGCTGCGGTTTTCAAACATTCAGATAAGCCTTTCTACGCCTTCAATTATTTGAATGATACAATTTCAGGCAAACCAAGTTTCTATGATGAAGAGGCAAAAGCTTTGCAGAGCTTCTTTTTAAAAGCACCACTGAATTATTCTAGGATTTCATCAAGATATACCAAAAGACGTTTTCACCCGGTTCAAAAGAGGTGGAAAGCACATCTGGGAACAGATTATGCTGCAGACTACGGGACTCCAATTGTAAGTACCGCTAATGGTACGGTCATCGCTTCAAGTTATACTTCGGGTAACGGGAATTACGTGAAAATACGCCATAACAGTAAGTATACTACACAGTATCTTCACATGACCAAAAGGGCGGTGAGAAATGGAGAAACGGTAAAACAGGGAGATGTCATTGGATATGTTGGTAGTACTGGCTTAGCTACCGGGCCGCATGTTTGCTATAGATTCTGGGTTAATGGAAGACAGGTAGATCCATATCGTCAAAATCTACCATCTGCAAAGCATATAGAAGACAACCTAAAGGATGAATATTTTGCATATATCGAACCTTTGAAGGAAGAACTTGAAGAAATACCGTACAAAAATATTTAG
- the pgi gene encoding glucose-6-phosphate isomerase yields MKNINPTTTGAWSELKDHYKKIENEHMRDMFAKDEDRANNFTLKWEDFYVDLSKNRITEDTRDLLLKLAEECKLDEAIESYFSGEAINQTENRPVLHTALRAGKDANIKVRGENVVPEVQEVKENIRAFCDEVINGTRKGYTGKAFTDVVNIGIGGSDLGPDMVTESLEFYKNHLKIHFISNVDGDHVHETIKDLNPETTLFVIVSKTFTTMETLSNATTVREWFLKSAPENEVSKHFVAVSTNLEKVEAFGIDPENIFPMWDWVGGRFSLWSAVGLSISLAIGYNNFASLLEGARKMDDHFKSTPFKENMPVQLALLTIWYNNFFDAESEAVIPYSQYLSKFPSYLQQAIMESNGKSVDRNGEKVSYETGTIIWGEPGTNSQHAFFQLIHQGTKLIPADFIGFKKSLFDDKVHQDQLMANYFAQTEALLNGKTSGEVEHELKSKGLSQDEIDRISPFKVFEGNNPTNTILIEKLTPESMGKLIALYEHKIFVQGVIWNIFSYDQWGVELGKQLATKILSEFATNTVDEHDSSTKNLLKYYLEK; encoded by the coding sequence ATGAAAAATATCAATCCAACCACTACAGGCGCATGGAGCGAATTAAAAGATCACTATAAAAAGATTGAAAATGAACATATGCGCGATATGTTCGCTAAAGACGAAGATCGTGCAAATAATTTCACTCTTAAGTGGGAAGATTTCTATGTAGACCTAAGCAAGAACAGGATTACTGAAGATACAAGAGATCTCCTCTTAAAACTGGCTGAGGAATGTAAACTCGATGAGGCCATAGAAAGTTATTTTTCTGGAGAGGCCATTAACCAGACAGAAAACCGTCCGGTTTTACATACAGCATTGAGAGCAGGTAAGGACGCCAATATTAAGGTTAGAGGTGAGAATGTGGTTCCTGAAGTTCAGGAAGTGAAAGAAAATATTCGTGCTTTTTGTGATGAGGTAATTAATGGTACCAGAAAGGGATATACCGGGAAGGCATTTACCGATGTGGTAAATATTGGTATTGGCGGTTCAGACCTTGGTCCTGATATGGTTACTGAAAGTCTTGAATTTTATAAGAATCATCTTAAAATTCATTTTATTTCTAATGTAGACGGTGACCATGTTCATGAAACAATAAAAGATCTTAATCCAGAAACCACCTTATTCGTTATAGTTTCAAAAACCTTTACTACAATGGAAACATTGAGTAATGCTACCACCGTGAGGGAATGGTTCCTGAAATCTGCGCCTGAAAATGAAGTTTCCAAACATTTCGTTGCAGTATCCACCAACCTGGAGAAGGTAGAAGCTTTCGGGATAGATCCTGAAAATATATTCCCAATGTGGGATTGGGTTGGAGGCCGATTTTCATTATGGAGTGCAGTAGGTCTTTCTATTAGCCTGGCGATAGGATATAACAATTTTGCTTCTTTGCTAGAGGGAGCAAGAAAGATGGATGATCATTTCAAGTCAACTCCATTCAAGGAAAACATGCCGGTCCAGTTAGCCCTGTTAACGATTTGGTATAACAACTTTTTTGATGCAGAAAGCGAAGCGGTGATCCCTTATTCTCAATACCTGAGCAAGTTTCCATCTTATCTTCAGCAAGCGATCATGGAGAGTAATGGTAAAAGTGTGGATCGCAATGGTGAAAAAGTTTCTTATGAAACCGGAACGATCATCTGGGGAGAGCCTGGAACTAATTCGCAGCATGCATTTTTCCAACTTATCCACCAGGGAACAAAATTAATTCCGGCAGACTTTATTGGATTCAAGAAATCTCTTTTCGATGATAAAGTTCACCAGGACCAGTTGATGGCTAATTACTTTGCACAAACTGAGGCTTTATTGAACGGTAAAACATCTGGAGAGGTAGAACATGAGCTGAAGTCTAAGGGATTGAGTCAGGATGAGATAGACAGAATCAGTCCTTTTAAGGTTTTTGAGGGGAATAATCCTACAAATACAATTCTTATTGAAAAACTGACTCCAGAGAGTATGGGGAAACTTATCGCCTTATATGAGCACAAGATTTTTGTGCAGGGAGTGATCTGGAATATTTTTAGTTATGATCAATGGGGTGTGGAATTAGGAAAGCAATTGGCTACTAAGATACTTTCAGAATTCGCAACAAATACGGTCGATGAGCATGATTCTTCCACTAAAAATCTTCTGAAATATTATCTGGAGAAATAG
- a CDS encoding TonB-dependent receptor, whose protein sequence is MRKFLFLVMLLATTSIFAQGTVTGTVLDSEMDGPLPGANVLVVGTQQGAMTDFDGNFSLDVEDATGQIRISFVGYQTKTVKFNVSNGQTQDLGQIVLTPDANALSEVVITGVVDLAKDRQTPVAVSTIRSTEIQEKLGNQEFPEILNTTPSIYATKQGGGFGDSRITIRGFDTQNSAVMINGIPVNDMENGQVYWSNWAGLSDVASAVQVQRGLGSSKLAVSSVGGTINVVTRSAERKEGGFVKASFGNDNYLKTVASYNTGLNDNGWSGSFLFSRTAGDGYVNGTEFEGYNYFIGVGYKANEDHDFNFMLTGAPQQHNQRGAFTRLSSYLAYGENGEPNEKYNLDYGYRNGEEFTFAGNFYHKPVASLSWEWDITSLSKLSTTAYASFGRGGSIGSIGRINGRQSFALPLTEDGLIPMDDIFAWNSGQDVPAFGDPRQPYSGEGQYQGQFVNTGNGDRSGENGISQRSSVNSHNWFGVISNFETELTDKITLDLGADLRSYRGFHYRRLVDLMGADTYLSTADSNNPTRFLNETYEPTIGNTLNVFKSIDDEEKIDYYNDGLVRWAGVFGQLEYAGDQISAFIQGSLSNQGFKRIEYFNEPPATQETDWENILGGNIKGGMNYNIDEKHNVFGNVGYYSKQPLFDAVYINFGNTLNPNLTNEQVFGIELGYGFRSQYFNANVNIYRTSWADRFESDAATFFEDTPNEIRGTANLLGITQVHKGFEFDFYGRVGDKFRWNGMLSIGDWEYKDDVVASYFDENQNPIPGVDDAVLNLDGVKVGNAAQLTASLGADYQILDNLSVDATYRYADNLYADFDATDALNDPDFEVFEVPSYGLLDLGASYGLDLGDNRLSFRLNVNNVTDNIYISESNTNILAGPEDTTYDGVNVNNNVFFGWGRTWNASVAFRF, encoded by the coding sequence ATGAGAAAGTTTCTATTTTTAGTGATGCTGCTAGCAACCACTTCGATTTTTGCCCAGGGAACGGTTACCGGTACGGTATTGGATTCCGAAATGGATGGTCCTTTACCGGGAGCAAATGTTTTGGTAGTTGGTACTCAACAAGGTGCTATGACCGATTTTGATGGGAATTTCAGCCTTGACGTTGAAGATGCTACAGGTCAAATTAGAATTAGCTTTGTAGGTTATCAGACCAAAACTGTAAAGTTCAATGTTTCTAATGGTCAAACTCAGGACTTAGGTCAGATAGTTTTAACTCCAGATGCAAATGCCTTATCTGAAGTTGTGATCACAGGTGTAGTAGACCTTGCCAAGGATCGCCAGACTCCTGTGGCTGTTTCTACTATTCGTTCTACAGAGATCCAGGAGAAACTGGGGAACCAGGAATTTCCTGAGATCCTTAATACTACTCCATCAATTTATGCTACTAAACAAGGTGGTGGATTTGGAGATTCGCGTATTACCATTCGAGGTTTTGATACTCAGAACTCTGCCGTGATGATTAACGGTATTCCTGTGAACGACATGGAAAACGGACAGGTATACTGGAGTAACTGGGCTGGTCTTAGCGATGTGGCTTCAGCGGTACAGGTACAAAGAGGTTTAGGTTCTTCTAAACTTGCCGTTTCGTCTGTAGGTGGTACTATTAACGTGGTAACTCGTTCAGCAGAAAGAAAAGAAGGTGGTTTTGTAAAAGCTAGTTTTGGTAACGATAATTACTTAAAAACAGTTGCTTCTTACAACACCGGACTTAATGATAATGGATGGTCTGGATCATTTTTATTCAGCAGAACAGCTGGAGATGGTTATGTGAACGGAACCGAATTTGAAGGCTATAACTACTTCATAGGCGTTGGTTATAAGGCAAATGAAGATCATGACTTTAACTTCATGCTTACGGGTGCTCCACAGCAACATAATCAAAGAGGTGCATTCACAAGACTTTCAAGCTACCTTGCCTATGGAGAAAATGGTGAGCCAAATGAAAAATACAATCTTGACTACGGATACAGAAACGGGGAAGAATTTACTTTCGCTGGTAACTTCTATCATAAACCTGTAGCTTCTCTTAGCTGGGAATGGGATATAACCAGTCTTTCAAAATTATCTACAACCGCATATGCTTCTTTTGGTAGGGGTGGTTCTATAGGTTCTATTGGTAGGATCAATGGTAGACAATCGTTTGCCCTTCCATTAACTGAAGATGGTTTAATTCCTATGGATGATATTTTTGCATGGAACTCTGGTCAGGATGTTCCTGCTTTTGGAGACCCAAGACAACCATATTCTGGTGAAGGCCAGTACCAGGGGCAGTTTGTAAATACTGGAAACGGGGATCGTTCTGGTGAAAATGGGATTTCACAACGTTCTTCTGTAAACTCTCACAACTGGTTTGGTGTTATCTCCAACTTCGAAACTGAACTTACAGATAAAATTACTTTAGACCTTGGAGCAGATCTAAGATCTTATAGAGGTTTCCATTACCGTAGATTAGTAGACCTTATGGGTGCAGATACTTATCTTTCAACTGCAGATAGCAATAATCCAACCAGGTTCCTTAATGAAACTTACGAGCCTACCATAGGTAATACTTTGAATGTATTCAAGAGTATAGACGATGAGGAGAAGATCGACTATTATAATGATGGATTGGTAAGATGGGCTGGTGTTTTTGGCCAGTTAGAATACGCTGGAGATCAGATCTCTGCTTTTATCCAGGGATCATTGTCTAACCAGGGATTCAAAAGAATAGAATACTTTAACGAACCTCCTGCTACTCAGGAAACCGACTGGGAGAACATCCTTGGTGGGAATATTAAAGGGGGTATGAACTATAATATAGACGAGAAACATAACGTATTCGGGAATGTTGGTTACTATTCAAAACAACCATTATTCGATGCTGTTTATATCAACTTTGGTAATACTTTAAATCCGAATTTAACTAACGAACAGGTTTTTGGAATTGAATTAGGTTATGGTTTCCGTTCTCAGTACTTCAATGCTAATGTGAATATCTATAGAACATCATGGGCTGATAGATTCGAGTCTGATGCAGCAACCTTCTTTGAGGATACGCCAAATGAAATTAGAGGAACAGCGAACTTACTTGGTATTACACAGGTTCATAAAGGATTTGAATTCGACTTCTATGGTAGAGTTGGAGATAAATTCAGATGGAATGGTATGCTTTCTATAGGTGATTGGGAATATAAGGACGATGTGGTAGCTTCATATTTTGATGAAAACCAGAACCCGATTCCTGGAGTTGACGATGCTGTGCTTAATCTTGACGGAGTTAAAGTTGGGAATGCTGCACAATTAACTGCTAGTTTAGGTGCAGATTATCAGATCCTCGATAATTTAAGTGTTGATGCAACTTATAGATATGCAGATAATCTATATGCAGATTTCGATGCTACAGATGCCCTGAACGATCCAGATTTCGAAGTGTTTGAAGTTCCTTCTTACGGTCTTTTAGACCTTGGAGCTTCTTATGGTCTTGATTTAGGAGATAACAGATTGAGCTTTAGATTGAACGTGAATAACGTGACAGATAATATTTATATTTCTGAATCCAATACTAATATCCTTGCAGGTCCGGAGGATACAACCTATGACGGAGTGAATGTTAATAATAACGTTTTCTTTGGATGGGGAAGAACCTGGAATGCAAGTGTAGCTTTTAGGTTCTAG
- a CDS encoding TonB-dependent receptor encodes MRKLLLLAMFLTSATIFAQGTITGKVIDSEMDGPLPGANVKVSGTSNGTMTDFNGNFSLTVSEAEGSIEISFVGYETKTVKFSITGGSKDLGSIILSPDADALDEVVVTSFSLAIDRKTPVAVSTISAAEIETKIGNQEFPEVLKSTPGVYANKAGGGFGDAELRMRGFEGENIAVMINGVPVNDMENGRVYWSNWAGLSDVTRTMQTQRGLGAAKVAVPSIGGTVNIVTKSTDAEKGGNIYAATGNDGYTKFGATVSTGRTENGLAATVSASRTVGDGYVDGTEFIGYNYFVNIAKEFGENHELSFTAFGAPQRHGQRQNRYLIETYRESDRGIKFNGDWGYLNGQVTHIEDNFYHKPQMSLNHYWDINENTLLSTAVYASFGTGGGGGWAGTNKFGLDSEYRDGYLQPVNLDLIVDENIANGAQGSETILRASRNDHNWFGALSTLSTDITEDIELLAGIDLRYYKGKHFQEVTDLLGGQYWYDDSNANDPVNLAQVGDKISYWNDGIVLWEGGFLQAEYTKSDFDAFISLAASNTSYKRIDYFNYTDSDPLQETDYVNFFGYQVKGGANYNFTRSSGVFANIGYFEKAPFFDAVFLNFQNDINSDAKNQKIFSAEVGYTFRTDKWRANVNAYRTNWNDRSLTYSYNNPDGSLGVANILGVNALHQGIEVDFEYRPFEELSITGFASLGDYTWADDVTGVQIFDEEQNLVDEINLYIGDTKVGGTPQTTAGLGVDYEFLADMRLRANYNFFGDFYSDFDPVSRTNPEAPEVWQVPDFGTLDVGLSYDFSVAGFDTALNANVYNITGTEYIANAQNGLGNDARTALVWYGFGRTYTVGAKLNF; translated from the coding sequence ATGAGGAAATTATTACTGCTAGCGATGTTCCTTACATCTGCTACAATTTTTGCTCAAGGAACTATAACTGGAAAAGTTATAGATTCTGAAATGGATGGCCCACTGCCGGGTGCCAATGTTAAAGTTTCTGGCACAAGCAATGGTACCATGACAGATTTTAATGGAAACTTTAGTCTTACAGTATCTGAAGCTGAAGGGTCTATTGAGATCAGTTTCGTAGGTTATGAAACAAAAACAGTAAAATTCTCCATTACTGGAGGATCTAAAGATTTAGGAAGTATAATCCTTAGCCCAGATGCAGACGCATTGGATGAGGTTGTTGTAACTAGCTTCTCTCTTGCGATAGACCGTAAGACACCGGTAGCTGTTTCTACAATAAGTGCTGCAGAGATCGAAACTAAGATTGGTAACCAGGAATTTCCTGAAGTGCTAAAATCTACTCCAGGAGTATATGCTAACAAAGCCGGGGGTGGTTTTGGTGATGCTGAACTTCGTATGAGAGGTTTTGAAGGTGAGAATATTGCTGTTATGATCAACGGTGTTCCTGTGAACGACATGGAAAACGGTCGTGTTTACTGGAGTAACTGGGCTGGTCTTTCAGACGTAACCAGAACTATGCAAACACAAAGAGGTCTTGGTGCTGCGAAAGTTGCCGTTCCATCTATTGGTGGTACTGTAAACATCGTAACTAAGTCTACTGATGCTGAAAAAGGTGGAAACATTTATGCTGCAACAGGTAATGATGGTTATACTAAATTTGGAGCTACCGTTTCTACTGGTAGAACAGAAAATGGTCTTGCTGCTACAGTTTCTGCCTCAAGAACTGTTGGTGATGGATATGTTGACGGAACTGAATTTATTGGATATAACTACTTCGTGAACATTGCGAAGGAATTTGGAGAAAACCATGAGCTTTCTTTTACTGCTTTTGGTGCTCCACAAAGACACGGACAACGTCAAAACAGATATTTGATCGAGACTTACCGTGAAAGTGATAGAGGAATTAAATTCAACGGTGACTGGGGTTACTTAAATGGTCAGGTTACTCACATTGAAGATAACTTCTACCACAAGCCACAAATGTCACTTAACCACTACTGGGATATAAATGAAAATACACTTTTATCTACTGCCGTTTATGCTTCATTCGGTACTGGTGGAGGTGGCGGATGGGCCGGAACAAACAAGTTCGGTCTTGATTCTGAATACAGAGATGGATATTTACAGCCTGTAAATCTTGATCTTATCGTAGATGAAAATATCGCGAATGGTGCTCAGGGATCTGAAACTATCCTTAGAGCTTCTAGAAACGACCATAACTGGTTTGGAGCTTTATCTACTCTTTCTACAGATATCACTGAAGACATCGAATTACTTGCAGGTATCGATCTTAGATACTACAAAGGTAAGCACTTCCAGGAAGTAACAGATCTTTTAGGAGGTCAGTACTGGTATGATGATTCTAATGCAAACGATCCGGTAAACCTTGCACAGGTTGGAGATAAGATCAGCTACTGGAATGACGGTATCGTACTTTGGGAAGGTGGATTCCTTCAGGCAGAGTATACAAAGTCAGATTTTGATGCATTTATCTCTCTTGCCGCTTCTAACACTTCTTATAAGCGTATCGATTATTTCAACTACACAGATTCAGATCCATTACAGGAAACAGATTACGTGAACTTCTTTGGATATCAGGTAAAAGGTGGTGCTAACTATAACTTCACTAGAAGTAGTGGTGTATTTGCCAATATTGGGTACTTCGAGAAAGCTCCTTTCTTTGATGCGGTATTTCTTAACTTCCAGAATGATATAAACTCTGATGCTAAGAACCAGAAGATCTTTAGTGCTGAAGTTGGATATACTTTCAGAACAGACAAGTGGAGAGCTAATGTGAATGCATATAGAACTAACTGGAATGATAGATCTCTTACTTATAGCTATAACAATCCTGATGGTTCACTTGGTGTAGCAAACATACTTGGAGTAAATGCACTTCACCAGGGTATCGAGGTAGATTTTGAATACCGTCCTTTCGAAGAACTTAGCATTACAGGTTTCGCTTCCCTAGGAGACTATACTTGGGCAGACGATGTAACTGGAGTTCAGATATTTGACGAGGAACAGAACCTTGTAGATGAAATAAATCTTTATATTGGAGATACTAAAGTAGGTGGTACTCCACAAACTACTGCTGGTCTTGGTGTAGATTACGAATTCCTTGCAGATATGAGACTTAGAGCTAATTACAACTTCTTTGGAGACTTTTATTCTGACTTCGATCCAGTAAGCAGAACTAATCCTGAGGCTCCTGAAGTATGGCAGGTTCCAGATTTCGGAACTCTTGATGTAGGTCTTTCGTATGACTTCTCGGTAGCTGGTTTTGATACTGCCTTGAACGCGAATGTTTACAACATTACAGGTACAGAATATATTGCTAACGCTCAGAATGGTTTAGGAAACGATGCACGTACTGCATTGGTATGGTATGGTTTCGGAAGAACTTACACTGTAGGAGCAAAACTTAATTTCTAA